In the Ochotona princeps isolate mOchPri1 chromosome 29, mOchPri1.hap1, whole genome shotgun sequence genome, GCCTGTCTGTGCAGGAAGTCCAACCCAGACGACCACTCCAGATGGGTCCAGGGACACCTGGGCAACGGGTGCCCCCAAATTCCATTCTATCTGCTTTTTGCTAAGTGTGAAGTTATCTTAGCCTGCACTTGGGCAGTGCCTACCTGCACACAATATAGCGGATGACATTGGCGTGACAGATGAAGATCTCATAACTGTCCTCTTCCTGCCTGGCGTCTGCCCGGTGGATGTAGTTCCGGAAGGCAGCCTCAATCCTGGCTCCATCCTCGTAATACTGCTGGGGGCAGAGCAAGGGATCGTCAGTGTggaaggagctggaatcagggcaGGCCCACAAGGCAGGGACTCCCTGGCAGCAGCCCAGGGGCTGGAGGGTCGCTCGCTGGGGGGTGTTTTTACcacagcttctggcttccagtgaGACATGGGCGGGTCAGGCTCAATGGGGGCGCCTTCCCGAAGCAAGTCTGTGCTGACCCTGCAGACACCTGAGGGGAGGCCCAGGGGAGCCGTCACATCCGTAGCTGGGGATCACGGCAACCCCCGCCATGGCCAGCGCACAAGCTGCCCTGGATCTGGCTCCAAGCACTCACCTGGCAGGTGCTTGCTGATGATGTCAGTGGTTTCTATCGCCCGAGTCATGGAGGAATGGACGATTTTATTAAACTTCAACCCCAAGCTGGCAAGTCGGAGTCCAGTTAGTTCAGCCTGTTCACGACCTTCAAAGTGGAATTCAGAATTGCATGTACCTAGGAATCCTCCTTTACTCTGTGCAAGCCATGACACTTATTAAACCCtcatatgaagaaaataaaaatatatctgacACCATTAATACTAAGAACTGGGGCAGGcaatgtggcacagcacactacaCTGTTGCTACTGATACCTGCATCCGAGCTGGAGtccctggttccagtcctggcttctccaacccatctccctgctaatggatccCAGAGACACCAGGTCAGGGTTCaagcacttaggtccctgccttgcatgtatGAGCCTGGAGATGCTGTTCAGGGCCCCtacctttggcttggcccagaccaGGCTATGGCAGACACCTGGAGGGTAAGTCAACAGATTTCTCACCCAGCCTCTGTCATCTGCCTTCCAAgcacatttaaaatacataaacttCAAAAACCAAGGACCAGACTGGATGACTTGGGTTTATTATTCCTGAGTCCCTAACATCATTCTTACTCAACTACGTCACACGACACCAGTGTCCAGAGGGACTGGAGGTCTAGAGTCCGCTGGATGGGTCCTAGCATCTCAGAAGTCAGTTCTGCTGCACGCTGTGACTTCCTGCTTCCACATGGAGCCAGCAGCAGCTTTCCAGGGCTGGGTGGGCCTTGGGGACACCAGCAGAAAACAGCCATTTACAGACATCCAGGAGTCCCACGGGGGACAGGCTTAGTGTCCTCTGCCCTCTCTTATTCATTTATCCCATTTTAAGTGACCCACTTGACCTGTGACTGTGGGACACCAGGGTCACATAGAGGCACGAGGAGCGCGACCTCCAGCACCACCGAAGCCCCAGCTAGACTGTGCATTAAACTGGGCCATGGGCAAGCAAGACCGACATGGTCTCTCTTCCAAGAGCCTCAAGAAGAgcctgcttcctgcccagctcagctAACACTGACCAATAAGGACAAAATGAGCCTGGCCTGGGAGCCCTTGACACAGATTTGAGGTGTGTCTAAAGAACCTTCAAGAAGGCCACGgctccagcgtggtggcctagcagctaaaagtcctcgccttgaatgagccgggatcccatatgggcaccagttctaatgttGGCGgcctcgtttcccatccagctccctgcttgtggcctgggaaagcagttgaggacggctcaaggttttgggaccctgcacccgcgtgggagacctggaggaggatccgggctcctgacttcagattggtcagctccggctgttgtggtcacttggggagtgaatcactggatggagaatcttcctctctgcctctcttcctctatacgtatctgactttgcaaataaaaataaataaacctttaaaaaagaaggcgGCAGCTACGGAGTGCAAGAGAGGCTGAGACCCAGCCACCTACCCAGTGCAGTGAGGGTGCGGTCCTTTTCCAGGGAGCCATCCACATGATACTGGGAGTGCCTGATGAGGAAGATGTGCCGAGTGGCTTTGGCTTTGTAGTGGTCCAGCCTGGAAGCCAGCTCTTCTTCTCCAGATTCCACATTCCTCTTCCGCAGGTTGATTAGAGACAGGGGTTCTCGCCTGCAGTGGAAACAGATGGCATGTCCTTGTTACCTTTGCTCCCCAGACAGCAGGCTAATCAAGAAGAGTGTGGGCAGAAGCCCAGACCCTCAGCTCACAAGCACAGCTCCACCCCACACGTGGTAAAGCCGCCAGGACAGGGTGGTGGATGGTGCATGCAACAGACAAGCAAGGACCCTGCACAGCTCATGTTCAGGAAGGAGAGGCTGCTGACACTGAGCGGACAATGCCAGACCTGACATAAAGCAGGCCAACGGAGGAGCCAATGCAGGGAGCAGGAGTGTCGGACGGCCTTGCTGCAATGTCCAGGGGGCAGCCACTAGCCAGCTGGCTAGCcggtaaaaaaaaaacacgttcagtggggctagcaccatggcataataggctaagcctctactttcagtgccagcatcccatatgggcatccatttttttttttttaagatttatttatttttattggaaagacagactttatagacagagagagacaaagatcttccatctgctggttcactatccaatgggccacaacggccagagctaagctgatccaaaccaggagccaggagcttcttctgggtctcctacccaGGTGTAGATGGcaaatgaagcagtcaggacatgaactggcacccgtatgggatgctggcgcttgcgaGGCACACAactagccaattgaaccatcctGTTGGcacctgctccgcttcccatccagctccctgtctccggtctaggaaagtagcagagaacgGGCTCCTGTGTCCCTGGGCCCTTGCTCCCGCTTGGGctatctgggagaagctcctggctttggaacggctcagctccagccacggcAGTCCtgcagggaatgaaccagcacatggatctttctgttctgtgtctatcctctctaactcttccaaatgaaaataagtaagtctttaaaaaaaaaattaaaagctgctTCTGTACTTGACACATACAAAACTTAGTCATTCCTGAAACACAGTGTGACTATTCACAGCGTACACATTCCTGAAACACAGTGTGACTATTCACAGCGTACACATTCCTGAAACACAGTGTGACTATTCACAGCGCACACATTCCTGAAACACAGTGTGACTAGTCACAGCGCACACATTCCTGAAACACAGTGTGACTAGTCACAGCGCACACATTCCTGAAACACAGTGTGACTAGTCACAGCGCACACATTCCTGAAACACAGTGTGACTAGTCACAGCGCACACATTCCTGAAACACAGTGTGACTAGTCACAGCGTACACATTCCTGAAACACAGTGTGACTATTCACAGCGTACACATTCCTGAAACACAGTGTGACTATTCACAGCGCACACATTCCTGAAACACAGTGTGACTATTCACAGCGCACACATTCCTGAAACACAGTGTGACTAGTCACAGCGCACACATTCCTGAAACACAGTGTGACTAGTCACAGCGCACACATTCCTGAAACACAGTGTGACTATTCACAGCGTACACATTCCTGAAACACAGTGTGACTATTCACAGCGTACACATTCCTGAAACACAGTGAGACTATTCACAGCGTACACATTCCTGAAACACAGTGTGACTATTCACAGTACACATTCCTGAAACACAGTGTGACTATTCACAGTACACACATTCCTGAAACACAGTGTGACTATTCACAGTGTACACATTCCTGAAACACAGTGTGACTAGTCACAGCGTACACATTCCTGAAACACAGTGTGACTAGTCACAGCGTACACATTCCTGAAACACAGTGTGACTATTCACAGCGCACACATTCCTGAAACACAGTGTGACTATTCACAGCGTACACATTCCTGAAACACAGTGTGACTATTCACAGTGTACACATTCCTGAAACACAGTGTGACTATTCACAGTACACACATTCCTGAAACACAGTGTGACTATTCACAGTGTACACATTCCTGAAACACAGTGTGACTATTCACAGTGTACACATTCCTGAAACACAGTGTGACTATTCACAGCGCACACATTCCTGAAACACAGTGTGACTATTCACAGCGCACACATTCCTGAAACACAGTGTGACTAGTCACAGCGCACACATTCCTGAAACACAGTGTGACTATTCACAGCGCACACATTCCTGAAACACAGTGTGACTATTCACAGCGTACACATTCCTGAAACACAGTGTGACTATTCACAGTGTACACATTCCTGAAACACAGTGTGACTATTC is a window encoding:
- the PGAM5 gene encoding serine/threonine-protein phosphatase PGAM5, mitochondrial isoform X1 yields the protein MAFRQALQLAACGLAGGSAAVLFSAVAVGKPRAGGDAEPRAAEPPAWNGSARPPGVWDPNWDRREPLSLINLRKRNVESGEEELASRLDHYKAKATRHIFLIRHSQYHVDGSLEKDRTLTALGREQAELTGLRLASLGLKFNKIVHSSMTRAIETTDIISKHLPGVCRVSTDLLREGAPIEPDPPMSHWKPEAVQYYEDGARIEAAFRNYIHRADARQEEDSYEIFICHANVIRYIVCRALQFPPEGWLRLSLNNGSITHLVIRPNGRVALRSLGDTGFMPPDKITRS
- the PGAM5 gene encoding serine/threonine-protein phosphatase PGAM5, mitochondrial isoform X2 codes for the protein MAFRQALQLAACGLAGGSAAVLFSAVAVGKPRAGGDAEPRAAEPPAWNGSARPPGVWDPNWDRREPLSLINLRKRNVESGEEELASRLDHYKAKATRHIFLIRHSQYHVDGSLEKDRTLTALGREQAELTGLRLASLGLKFNKIVHSSMTRAIETTDIISKHLPGVCRVSTDLLREGAPIEPDPPMSHWKPEAVYYEDGARIEAAFRNYIHRADARQEEDSYEIFICHANVIRYIVCRALQFPPEGWLRLSLNNGSITHLVIRPNGRVALRSLGDTGFMPPDKITRS